From one Coffea eugenioides isolate CCC68of chromosome 11, Ceug_1.0, whole genome shotgun sequence genomic stretch:
- the LOC113752010 gene encoding uncharacterized protein LOC113752010 → MRLQTAADALRCKTFPMFLKGKARLWFQGLAPGSIRSFTELARQFAAQFVSSKTYSKNAAHLMAVKQKPDESLKNFMTRFNTESLQIRDKDEKVVMAAFMNGLRVEELYYKLVEQPPKNLGELLNRAHAAANAEEAGRLKRESDRELGDRKGRANHPETKDDQAKKNVFDRLSKDRAPAPPPLPEKGYTPLTRPRAQILAVMETEGLGDL, encoded by the coding sequence ATGCGTCTGCAGACCGCCGCGGACGCACTCCGTTGCAAGACCTTCCCCATGTTTCTTAAGGGAAAGGCACGGCTCTGGTTTCAGGGCCTGGCGCCGGGGTCCATCCGGAGTTTCACCGAGCTGGCCAGACAGTTCGCTGCCCAGTTCGTCTCCTCGAAGACTTACTCGAAAAACGCGGCTCACTTGATGGCCGTCAAGCAGAAGCCGGACGAGTCCCTAAAGAATTTCATGACGCGCTTCAACACAGAAAGCCTGCAGATCAGGGACAAAGATGAGAAAGTGGTCATGGCTGCCTTCATGAACGGGCTAAGGGTAGAGGAGCTCTACTACAAGCTCGTCGAGCAGCCTCCCAAGAATCTGGGAGAGCTCCTGAATCGGGCTCACGCTGCTGCCAACGCAGAGGAGGCCGGCCGCCTGAAACGAGAATCAGATCGGGAGCTTGGGGACCGGAAAGGACGGGCAAACCACCCTGAAACTAAGGACGACCAAGCCAAGAAGAACGTCTTCGATCGCCTCTCCAAGGATAGGGCCCCCGCTCCACCGCCGCTCCCTGAAAAAGGATACACGCCCCTAACCCGGCCAAGGGCGCAAATCCTGGCTGTCATGGAGACAGAGGGCCTGGGagacctgtga